The Cryptococcus neoformans var. neoformans B-3501A chromosome 4, whole genome shotgun sequence genome has a window encoding:
- a CDS encoding hypothetical protein (HMMPfam hit to Chromo, 'chromo' (CHRromatin Organisation MOdifier) domain, score: 62.5, E(): 1.1e-15; HMMPfam hit to RVT, Reverse transcriptase (RNA-dependent DNA polymerase), score: 84.6, E(): 2.5e-22; HMMPfam hit to Retrotrans_gag, Retrotransposon gag protein, score: 56.1, E(): 9.2e-14; HMMPfam hit to rve, Integrase core domain, score: 117.0, E(): 4.5e-32), whose product MSGPSTRSGRAVEKVEKGKEVEHTLDDDHNPAGSFNTNPQSDPFTADNTSNDTQTQLEMMRNHIARLEQQKEELTHKLEESKVERQMFDNSEDNEGENEQELDEEDEEPRSSRNLSAQTPYPEVKREYSRQRTSVPSSRPQEPKVSQPEYYHGQYAKLSTFITQVTMVITLQPSRFPTETSKVLYAGSFLRDTPFLWFQPFVTIDPQPKFMLDFKKFCAELRKNFGDPDEEQTAERQLNTVRQQGSVSSYLATFMRYATLVQWNDEAKKACFYRGLKDDIKDELARLPKAKSFKNLQDMAIRIDSRRYERVLAKRDQQPKAPFNATRSDYTRTSYNNNRPNNFRRFSAANSMPIRSTTANTTFNKEVTPAVNLRAAFVPSSARITRRGLPSGPLATIQYYSPFKKLDMLLSAKVEEGSREQERTIKPANTDSCEYLQTLEDNNKNNKNQLTIDFLFHNNVYQALIDSGASTNFIDKRFVQTFNLKTTKIEDSIPLYLFNAAGQRTIIEEEANILVNFQKPFGHTLLRLLITDIGSYPIVLGITWLQEHNPSISWETLSIHPPVSQTTSANLAMVITNDKPPKENTDAEIVPKEYHQYLDVFDKKSADTLPEHRSFDHHIPLEEGKNPPFGPIYNLSETELEALREYLDENLKKGFIRPSESPAGAPILFVKKKDGSLRMCVDYRGINKITIKNRYPLPLIAELLDRLKSAKAGEEWKTAFRTRYGHFEYLVMPFGLTNAPASFQHLMNHNFRDLLDIFVIIYLDDILIYSPDLETHQSHVIQVLDRLRQTQLYAKASKCEFHQTSVEFLGFVVSDQGLSMDTKKVKSITEWPTPRNLRDTQSFLGFCNFYRRFIKNYSSIAKPLIDLTKKDLPFVWEEPQRTSFEALKKSFTSVDLLRHYDPTKQLILETDASDYAIAGILSHEIDKKLEPVAFFSHKMLPAELNYPIHDKEMLAIVSAFKEWRHYFEGARETIRVYTDHRSLEYFMTTKQLNRRQARWSEFLADFDFNIIYRPGVQGTKPDALTRRHDYHPLEKGSSLTTAANPQNFQTLLRPGQYLGTATTGLDRLEISSPIKSLLKTGLETDESAKPFLDKANHPSEAHPYTRDDEGLLRYDESLRTLVTKECHDALTSGHPGRRKTIQLIRRHYWWPGLKGFVNHYIDSCDLCCRTKTRRHQPYGELKSLPIPPYPWSSVSMDLIEQLPPSHGYNTILVIVDRLTKMALFIPTTTSLNTEELAQLYVTHVFSKHGIPTSIVSDRGSEFTSRFWRAFTQLLHIELELSTAFHPETDGQTERVNQVLEQYLRLYTDYKQKEWAPLLPVAEFTYNNTPHSSTTMSPFFANKGYHPRASFTPDDNVPIFSPPARASITDLSKLHEHLKIEMSKAQESAALQFDKHRAPLPEYTIGDKVWLSARNIKTKRPTKKLDHRYLGPYTIIARVSSHAYRLELPKSMRIHDVFHVQLLEKYIENEIPGRTQVAPSPIEVEGDLEYEVECILDHRFYRKRRQFLIKWLGYSAEHNSWEPETALENASEIVDQYKSTHRL is encoded by the exons ATGTCAGGTCCATCCACTCGTAGTGGTCGAGCTGTGGAAAAGgtcgaaaaaggcaaggaagtaGAACATACCCTCGATGACGACCACAATCCCGCGGGTTCATTCAACACCAATCCTCAATCCGATCCATTTACCGCCGACAACACATCAAACgacacccaaacccaactCGAGATGATGCGCAACCATATTGCAAGACTTGAGcaacagaaggaagagttgacgcataagttggaagagagcaaAGTCGAACGACAGATGTTTGATAATAGCGAAGATAATGAGGGCGAAAACGAACAAgaattggatgaagaagacgaagaacctAGATCAAGCCGCAACCTGTCAGCGCAAACACCATACCCAGAAGTTAAAAGGGAATACAGCCGACAACGCACCTCAGTACCCTCCAGTAGACCTCAAGAACCGAAGGTATCCCAACCCGAGTACTACCATGGGCAGTATGCCAAGCTCTCAACCTTTATCACTCAAGTAACGATGGTGATTACcctccaaccttctcgTTTCCCTACTGAGACCTCCAAAGTCCTATACGCCGGATCTTTCCTCCGAGACACCCCATTCTTATGGTTCCAACCCTTCGTAACCATCGATCCCCAGCCCAAGTTTATGCTGGACTTCAAGAAATTTTGTGCCGAATTAAGGAAGAACTTCGGAGATCCAGACGAAGAACAGACAGCAGAACGACAACTAAACACTGTTCGTCAGCAAGGTTCTGTATCCTCATACCTCGCAACCTTTATGCGTTATGCCACCTTGGTTCAGTGGAACGacgaagcgaagaaggcttgcTTCTACAGGGGCTTGAAGGATGACATCAAAGACGAACTTGCCAGACTACCCAAAGCCAAGTCATTCAAGAACCTCCAAGACATGGCCATCCGCATTGATAGTCGTCGATATGAACGAGTATTAGCAAAGCGAGACCAGCAACCAAAGGCGCCTTTCAACGCCACCCGAAGCGACTACACCCGCACCTCTTACAATAACAATCGCCCCAACAACTTCAGACGTTTCTCTGCGGCGAATAGCATGCCGATAAGGTCTACCACTGCCAACACCACCTTCAATAAAGAGGTGACGCCGGCAGTCAACCTGAGGGCTGCATTTGTCCCAAGTTCAGCTAGGATAACCAGACGTGGAC TGCCCAGTGGTCCCCTCGCAACAATCCAATACTACTCTCCCTTCAAAAAACTAGATATGCTCTTGTCTGCcaaagtcgaagaaggtagcCGGGAACAAGAGCGTACTATCAAACCGGCCAATACAGACTCCTGCGAATATCTCCAAACTCTCGAAGATAataacaaaaacaacaaaaaccaaCTCACAATCgactttctctttcacaaCAATGTTTATCAAGCTTTAATCGATTCCGGTGCCTCTACAAACTTCATCGACAAAAGATTCGTCCAGACCTTTAACCTCAAAACCACGAAAATAGAAGATTCGATCCCATTATACCTATTCAACGCTGCGGGTCAGCGAACTataattgaagaagaagccaacaTCCTGGTCAACTTCCAGAAACCATTCGGACACACCTTACTCCGACTCCTCATAACCGACATCGGCTCCTACCCCATCGTCTTAGGTATCACCTGGTTACAAGAGCACAATCCGTCCATCAGCTGGGAAACACTTTCCATACACCCACCTGTATCACAGACGACGAGTGCCAACTTAGCCATGGTCATCACCAATGACAAACccccaaaagaaaacaccGATGCCGAAATAGTACCTAAAGAATACCATCAATATCTAGACGTAttcgacaagaaaagcGCCGATACACTCCCAGAACATAGGTCTTTCGACCACCATATCCCtctcgaagaaggaaagaaccCACCTTTTGGTCCCATATACAATCTCTCCGAAACAGAACTTGAAGCTCTCCGCGAAtaccttgatgagaatcTTAAGAAAGGTTTTATCCGACCGTCCGAATCACCAGCCGGAGCACCCATACTCTTtgtcaaaaagaaagacgGATCGCTTAGGATGTGTGTCGATTACCGGGGAATCAACAAGATCACCATCAAGAATCGCTATCCTCTACCATTGATCGCCGAGCTCCTAGATCGACTCAAATCAGCCAAA GCAggcgaagaatggaaaacagCTTTCCGTACTCGCTATGGGCATTTCGAATATTTGGTAATGCCGTTTGGCCTCACCAATGCCCCTGCATCCTTCCAACATCTCATGAACCACAATTTCCGCGACTTGCTAGACATATTTGTTATCATCTACCTCGacgacatcctcatctacaGCCCAGACTTGGAGACTCACCAGTCACACGTCATACAAGTCCTAGATCGCCTCCGCCAAACCCAATTATATGCCAAAGCTTCAAAGTGCGAGTTCCATCAAACCTCAGTAGAGTTCCTAGGTTTCGTTGTCAGCGATCAAGGTCTATCAATGGACACCAAGAAAGTAAAGTCTATCACGGAATGGCCGACACCTCGCAATCTCCGTGATACCCAATCCTTCCTTGGGTTCTGTAACTTCTACCGAAGGTTCATCAAGAACTACTCTAGTATCGCCAAACCTCTTATCGActtgacaaagaaggaCTTACCCTTTGTATGGGAAGAACCTCAACGAACATCTTTCGAAGCACTCAAAAAGAGTTTCACCTCTGTTGATCTCCTACGTCATTACGATCCGACCAAGCAACTCATCCTTGAAACCGACGCCTCCGACTATGCCATCGCAGGTATCTTATCACATGAAatcgacaagaaactcgaaCCAgttgctttcttctctcacaAAATGTTGCCTGCCGAGTTAAACTATCCTATTCACGACAAAGAAATGTTAGCAATTGTTTCAGcattcaaagaatggcgACATTACTTCGAAGGTGCTAGAGAAACCATTCGTGTCTACACCGACCACAGAAGCCTGGAGTACTTTATGACTACCAAGCAACTCAATCGACGACAGGCGCGATGGTCTGAATTCCTAGCCGACTTTGACTTCAATATCATCTACCGACCAGGCGTACAAGGCACAAAGCCTGACGCACTCACCCGAAGACATGATTATCATCCACTCGAGAAAGGCTCCAGCCTTACTACTGCTGCCAATCCTCAGAATTTCCAGACTCTCCTTCGCCCTGGACAGTACTTGGGTACTGCCACAACCGGACTCGATCGGTTGGAAATATCTTCGCCCATCAAGTCGTTGTTGAAAACCGGTCTAGAAACCGATGAATCAGCAAAACCATTCTTGGACAAAGCCAACCATCCCTCCGAAGCTCACCCATATACTCGAGACGATGAAGGACTCCTCAGATATGACGAAtct CTACGCACCCTCGTCACGAAAGAATGCCATGATGCACTCACTAGTGGGCATCCCGGACGACGCAAGACTATCCAACTCATCCGACGCCATTACTGGTGGCCAGGCCTAAAAGGCTTCGTCAATCACTACATTGATTCCTGCGATCTTTGTTGCAGAACTAAGACAAGACGTCATCAGCCCTATGGCGAACTCAAGTCTCTACCCATTCCCCCATATCCCTGGTCATCTGTATCGATGGACCTCATTGAACAACTTCCCCCATCACACGGCTACAACACCATCCTTGTGATCGTAGACCGACTCACCAAGATGGCTCTCTTTATCCCCACAACGACTAGCCTCAACACCGAGGAACTCGCCCAATTATATGTCACCCACGTCTTCTCCAAGCACGGGATTCCGACCAGTATTGTATCAGATCGTGGATCTGAATTCACATCCCGCTTTTGGCGAGCATTCACACAACTCCTACACATCGAGTTAGAACTCAGTACAGCTTTTCACCCAGAAACAGATGGACAAACCGAACGAGTGAACCAGGTCTTAGAACAATATCTGCGCCTTTATACCGATTATAAGCAAAAGGAATGGGCACCGCTACTCCCAGTTGCGGAATTCACTTACAACAATACGCCCCATTCGTCCACTACCATGTCCCCCTTCTTTGCCAACAAAGGGTACCATCCCAGGGCATCGTTTACCCCCGATGACAACGTTCCTATTTTCAGCCCACCTGCCAGAGCCTCCATCACCGACTTGAGCAAGCTCCACGAACACCTCAAGATAGAAATGTCCAAAGCACAAGAGAGTGCAGCACTACAGTTTGATAAGCACCGTGCCCCACTTCCCGAATATACTATCGGCGACAAAGTCTGGCTATCTGCCCGTAACATCAAAACGAAACGACCCACCAAGAAATTAGATCACCGCTATCTCGGTCCCTACACCATTATCGCGCGCGTTTCTTCCCACGCGTATCGCCTTGAGTTGCCGAAATCAATGCGTATCCACGACGTCTTCCACGTCCAATTGCTTGAGAAATATATTGAGAATGAGATCCCAGGGCGAACACAAGTCGCACCATCACCTATCGAAGTCGAAGGTGACCTAGAATACGAAGTCGAGTGCATCCTCGATCATCGATTTTACCGAAAACGCCGCCAATTCCTTATCAAGTGGCTCGGCTACAGTGCCGAACACAACAGTTGGGAACCCGAAACCGCTCTAGAAAATGCTTCAGAGATTGTTGATCAGTATAAGTCAACACACCGATTATAG